From the Streptomyces sp. KMM 9044 genome, one window contains:
- a CDS encoding C40 family peptidase: MRRTPRAHGHRTVAVVTTALALTAALHQPASAEPATLPEVRAELDRLYHDAEVATEKYNAVDGEVTRQKKRVSTLKAQVMSTEKKLTRLTELAGVAARTQYRGGGVPAEVQFVLADNHERALDNASLARQAHRGTNRVMTTLAKTQEELRTRSDDADDELKRLRKNRRSMDSHRTTIQARIDEAQKVESRLAEEQRRELAALERETADEAQAKWVESGVLDTAGTEGSSAGSKAVAFATRELGKPYVWGAEGPDSYDCSGLTSQAWLAAGVAIPRTSQEQWRLLHRVPVADMRPGDLIIYNADATHVSLYIGDGRMIHAPRPGRSVTVAPAGSLEILGVVRPDA; encoded by the coding sequence ATGAGACGGACCCCGCGCGCACACGGCCACCGGACGGTGGCCGTGGTCACGACGGCTCTCGCTCTGACGGCGGCGCTCCACCAGCCCGCCAGTGCCGAGCCGGCGACCCTCCCCGAGGTGCGTGCCGAACTCGACCGCCTCTACCACGACGCCGAGGTCGCCACGGAGAAGTACAACGCCGTCGACGGCGAGGTGACCCGGCAGAAGAAGCGCGTCAGCACGCTCAAGGCCCAAGTGATGTCGACGGAAAAGAAACTGACCCGCCTCACCGAACTGGCCGGGGTGGCGGCCCGCACCCAGTACCGCGGTGGCGGTGTCCCCGCCGAGGTTCAGTTCGTCCTCGCCGACAACCACGAACGTGCCCTGGACAACGCCTCCCTGGCCCGCCAGGCGCACCGGGGAACGAACCGTGTGATGACGACCCTGGCCAAGACCCAGGAGGAGCTGCGCACGCGCAGCGACGACGCGGACGACGAACTGAAGCGGCTGCGCAAGAACCGCAGATCCATGGACTCCCACCGCACAACGATCCAGGCCCGCATCGACGAGGCACAGAAGGTGGAGTCGCGGCTGGCGGAGGAGCAGCGCCGTGAACTGGCCGCGCTCGAAAGGGAGACCGCCGACGAGGCCCAGGCGAAGTGGGTGGAGTCGGGCGTCCTCGACACTGCTGGCACCGAGGGCAGCAGCGCGGGCAGCAAGGCCGTCGCCTTCGCCACCCGTGAGCTCGGCAAGCCCTACGTCTGGGGCGCCGAGGGCCCCGACTCCTACGACTGCTCCGGCCTCACCTCGCAGGCATGGCTGGCGGCGGGCGTGGCCATCCCGCGCACCTCGCAGGAGCAGTGGCGCCTGCTCCACCGCGTCCCGGTCGCGGACATGCGCCCCGGTGACCTGATCATCTACAACGCCGACGCCACCCACGTCTCCCTCTACATCGGCGACGGCCGGATGATCCACGCCCCGCGCCCGGGGCGCTCGGTGACGGTGGCGCCGGCCGGGTCGCTGGAGATCCTCGGGGTGGTGCGGCCCGACGCGTGA
- a CDS encoding DUF4913 domain-containing protein produces MSTTQSTHSEVSAAGRPDAAPSQGAGSGPATPAPGEKPSAPPRFILYLDGPAYAQTLRQLTLWTHHVLLPVYGREVTSQSPWCSVWWEHPEAVAQLHGLWLAWGDLTGPGSDMTGPAIWHRDYMSSVMVTLRDPQGPFAGCKPGMHRPKEKPVVEAMDPFGPPPPPPPPSPWS; encoded by the coding sequence ATGTCCACCACCCAGTCGACCCACTCCGAGGTCTCCGCAGCCGGGCGACCCGACGCCGCGCCGTCCCAGGGGGCCGGCAGCGGTCCGGCGACCCCGGCCCCCGGCGAGAAGCCCTCCGCCCCGCCCCGCTTCATCCTCTACCTGGACGGACCCGCGTACGCGCAGACGCTGCGCCAGCTGACCCTGTGGACGCACCACGTGCTGCTGCCGGTCTACGGCAGGGAGGTCACCTCCCAGTCCCCCTGGTGCTCCGTGTGGTGGGAACACCCCGAGGCCGTGGCCCAGTTGCACGGTCTGTGGCTCGCCTGGGGGGATCTCACCGGCCCCGGTTCCGACATGACCGGACCCGCCATCTGGCACCGCGACTACATGTCGTCGGTCATGGTCACCCTTCGGGACCCGCAGGGACCGTTCGCGGGCTGCAAGCCCGGCATGCACCGCCCGAAGGAGAAACCCGTCGTCGAGGCGATGGACCCCTTCGGGCCGCCGCCCCCTCCGCCGCCGCCGTCCCCGTGGTCCTGA
- a CDS encoding glycosyl hydrolase — MRRPLIHRPVLRRPVLRRRTSFLLALLLVAVGVTGTALLIQNQRSDDVSIAGTPAANAGEHTVTFKNTTGQRIWIGSTVNADGSAELTGLPTLDPGQSATITIPENSGAGHWRGKFFAREGCTGEEGSTFHCAVGDCGPYSDRCSTGEQPTGLAEFNFDPKDSLAPWYNVSYVNAVASPITITPDGVTPPESGECTSAGCVEDLLAACPADNLVKDEATGRALVCVNPNRDAKTPYSDALAGKCPTAYSWSKHDTEQGNQVVYQCRQCTGMTVTFHGTGEAAVRTDDNAASPPAPVVTEQSREGGTTPAASRKGISLNPVAGASEALADSGSSWFYNWASSSDGVTKPEGVEYVPMIWGPDSVTDAQLGQAAKEGKVLLGFNEPDHPGQATMSPEQALDLWPRLESTGLRLGAPAVASGGDLEGGWLDRFMKGAEQRGLRVDFIPLHWYGADFGPDAVDQLRGYLQAVHDRYNKPVWLTEYALIDFSQGTPRYPSEQEQTAFVRSSTRMLNGLDFLERYAWFVLSTETHRTGLYDGAVANASGRVYREVR; from the coding sequence ATGCGTAGACCCCTCATCCACAGGCCCGTCCTGCGCAGGCCCGTCCTGCGCAGACGCACCTCGTTCCTGCTGGCACTGCTCCTGGTCGCGGTCGGGGTCACCGGCACCGCCCTGCTGATCCAGAACCAGCGCTCGGACGACGTGAGCATCGCGGGCACACCGGCCGCCAACGCCGGCGAGCACACCGTCACCTTCAAGAACACGACGGGCCAGCGGATCTGGATCGGCAGCACGGTCAACGCCGACGGGTCGGCCGAACTCACCGGGCTTCCGACGCTGGACCCGGGCCAGTCGGCCACCATCACGATCCCCGAGAACTCCGGCGCCGGACACTGGCGCGGCAAGTTCTTCGCCCGCGAGGGCTGCACCGGCGAGGAGGGCAGCACGTTCCACTGCGCCGTCGGCGACTGCGGTCCGTACTCCGACCGGTGCTCGACCGGTGAACAGCCGACCGGACTGGCCGAGTTCAACTTCGACCCGAAGGACAGCCTGGCGCCCTGGTACAACGTCAGCTATGTCAACGCCGTCGCGTCGCCGATCACCATCACGCCGGACGGCGTGACACCGCCCGAGTCGGGCGAGTGCACGTCGGCGGGGTGCGTCGAGGACCTGCTGGCCGCCTGCCCGGCCGACAACCTGGTCAAGGACGAGGCCACCGGCCGGGCGCTGGTCTGCGTCAACCCGAACCGGGACGCGAAGACCCCCTACAGCGACGCGCTGGCCGGCAAGTGCCCGACCGCGTACAGCTGGTCCAAGCACGACACCGAGCAGGGCAACCAGGTCGTGTACCAGTGCCGGCAGTGCACCGGCATGACCGTCACCTTCCACGGAACCGGCGAGGCCGCCGTCCGGACCGACGACAACGCCGCGTCCCCGCCGGCTCCCGTGGTCACCGAGCAGTCCCGCGAGGGCGGCACCACCCCGGCCGCCTCCCGCAAGGGCATCAGCCTCAACCCCGTGGCGGGTGCCTCCGAGGCCCTGGCCGACTCCGGTTCGTCCTGGTTCTACAACTGGGCCTCCTCCAGCGACGGTGTCACCAAGCCGGAGGGCGTCGAGTACGTCCCGATGATCTGGGGCCCCGACTCGGTCACCGACGCCCAGCTGGGCCAGGCGGCCAAGGAGGGGAAGGTGCTGCTCGGCTTCAACGAGCCGGACCATCCGGGCCAGGCCACCATGTCGCCCGAACAGGCGCTGGACCTGTGGCCCCGGCTGGAGTCCACCGGTCTGCGCCTGGGCGCGCCCGCGGTCGCCTCCGGCGGGGACCTCGAGGGCGGCTGGCTGGACCGGTTCATGAAGGGGGCCGAACAGCGCGGTCTGCGCGTCGACTTCATTCCCCTGCACTGGTACGGCGCCGACTTCGGCCCCGACGCCGTCGACCAGCTGCGCGGCTATCTGCAGGCCGTGCACGACCGCTACAACAAGCCGGTCTGGCTCACGGAGTACGCCCTGATCGACTTCTCCCAGGGCACCCCGCGCTACCCGAGTGAACAGGAGCAGACCGCCTTCGTCCGGTCCTCGACCAGGATGCTGAACGGCCTGGACTTCCTGGAGCGCTACGCGTGGTTCGTGCTGTCCACCGAGACCCACCGGACGGGGCTCTACGACGGGGCGGTCGCCAACGCGAGCGGGCGCGTCTACCGCGAGGTGCGCTGA
- a CDS encoding AfsR/SARP family transcriptional regulator, producing the protein MDHYVNSVRFAVLGPVRAWRGARELDLGSPQQRVVLAALLLRRGRPVPLGELLDAVWGEEPPAAAVSVLRTYVSRLRKVLEPDRDPAGQPRVVVSVGDGYVVWIPEDALDLAVFQHRVTRAKKARAAGDVSGAAELLHAALGGWQGAALAGLPGPLAETVRSWLDEEWLTALEARLDVDIELGRHHEVIAELMSLTGRHPLREQLCRLLMLALYRSGRQAEALTAYRGTRRALVRELGIEPGASLRDLHDRILAVDPALMPAPAPAPLRPASPLRQLRPSVAPVVSEPSVVAPADGRVTDGTADGPAGRQTDAAGRPDPPDSPEGTARPAQLPADLPTFVGRHTELERTTALLPEDGSPPPTVVISAIGGMGGIGKSTLAVHWAHRVADRFPGGQLYINLRGFAPTGSVVTPDEAVRIFLDALGVPPMRIPAGLDAQVALYRSLLAQRRVLILLDNARDTEQVRPLLPGSPGCLVIVTSRNRLTGLVAGEGAHPLTLDQMSFAEAHDLLARRLGADRLAAEPKAADEIIARCGRLPLALAIVAAHACAHPAFPLSALADEVNDSHGSLDAFAGGDDITTDVRAVFSWSYKALSAPAAFLFRLLGLHTGPDISAPAVAALAGLAPREARGILAELTRAHLLTEHFPGRYTLHDLLRVYAAERVRAEETRKERDLAVERLLSWYLHTADAAYPHITPNRRRIPLEPLPEGCRPLEFTTHEQALDWCETERPNLVVAVHQADQAGKPGIAWRLPAVLWGFFYLRSHTHDWLDTSRAGLIAARTAGDRQGEAQGLSDTAAALRNAGRLEEAIVHLHRALELCQELGDRKARSTVVANLGDAYLHVGRLGKAVEYIRRGLALDRIEGSAWGEGIALCNLGDAYQRLGRYDDALGCLERALVVLRAGDNRWVEGIALDILGTVHQRLGRYDESVEYYRQALATHRDIGNRWGEGHTLGNLGDVHLDAGEPEAARTSWHQALAIFAEFGHPDAEKVRARLARLQGAPADAHARGAAPRRTA; encoded by the coding sequence GTGGACCACTACGTGAATTCCGTTCGTTTCGCTGTGCTGGGTCCGGTACGGGCATGGCGCGGGGCACGGGAACTGGACCTCGGCTCGCCGCAACAGAGGGTTGTGCTGGCGGCGTTGCTGTTACGGCGTGGACGCCCCGTGCCGCTCGGTGAACTCCTCGACGCCGTCTGGGGGGAGGAGCCGCCCGCGGCTGCTGTGTCCGTCCTGCGGACCTACGTGTCGCGTCTGCGCAAGGTGCTGGAGCCCGACCGTGACCCGGCCGGGCAGCCCCGGGTGGTCGTCTCCGTCGGGGACGGGTACGTGGTGTGGATCCCGGAGGACGCCCTGGACCTCGCCGTGTTCCAGCACCGGGTCACCCGGGCGAAGAAGGCGCGCGCCGCGGGTGACGTGTCCGGCGCCGCGGAACTGCTGCACGCCGCGCTCGGCGGATGGCAGGGAGCCGCGCTGGCCGGACTGCCCGGCCCGCTGGCCGAGACGGTGCGCTCCTGGCTGGACGAGGAGTGGCTGACCGCGCTGGAGGCGCGGCTGGACGTCGACATCGAGCTCGGACGCCATCACGAGGTGATCGCCGAGCTGATGTCGCTCACCGGCAGGCACCCCCTGCGGGAGCAGCTGTGCCGGCTGCTCATGCTGGCGCTGTACCGGTCCGGACGGCAGGCCGAGGCCCTGACGGCGTACCGCGGGACCCGCCGTGCCCTGGTCAGGGAGCTGGGCATCGAGCCCGGTGCCTCGCTCCGGGACCTGCACGACCGCATCCTGGCGGTCGACCCGGCCCTGATGCCCGCTCCGGCGCCCGCTCCGCTCCGGCCCGCGTCCCCGCTCAGACAACTCCGGCCGTCCGTGGCACCGGTGGTGTCCGAGCCGTCCGTCGTCGCACCGGCGGACGGGAGAGTGACCGATGGCACGGCGGACGGCCCGGCCGGCCGGCAGACGGACGCGGCCGGTCGCCCCGACCCGCCCGACTCCCCGGAGGGAACCGCCCGCCCGGCGCAACTGCCCGCCGATCTGCCGACCTTCGTCGGACGGCACACCGAACTCGAGCGGACCACCGCTCTGTTGCCCGAGGACGGCAGCCCTCCGCCGACCGTCGTGATCAGCGCGATCGGCGGCATGGGCGGGATCGGCAAGTCCACCCTGGCCGTGCACTGGGCCCACCGGGTCGCCGACCGCTTCCCCGGCGGCCAGCTCTACATCAACCTGCGCGGCTTCGCCCCGACCGGCTCGGTGGTGACGCCGGACGAGGCTGTACGCATCTTCCTCGACGCGCTCGGCGTTCCCCCGATGCGGATACCCGCCGGTCTCGACGCGCAGGTGGCGTTGTACCGCAGCCTGCTCGCGCAGCGCAGGGTGCTGATCCTCCTCGACAACGCCCGCGACACCGAGCAGGTCCGCCCTCTGCTGCCCGGCTCTCCGGGCTGTCTGGTCATCGTCACCAGCCGCAACCGGCTCACCGGTCTGGTCGCCGGCGAAGGGGCGCACCCCCTGACGCTGGACCAGATGTCCTTCGCCGAGGCACACGACCTGCTGGCCAGGCGCCTGGGCGCCGACCGGCTGGCCGCGGAACCGAAGGCGGCGGACGAGATCATCGCGCGGTGCGGCCGGCTGCCGCTGGCGCTCGCCATCGTCGCCGCCCACGCCTGCGCCCACCCGGCCTTCCCGCTCAGCGCCCTCGCCGACGAGGTGAACGACAGCCACGGCAGCCTGGACGCCTTCGCCGGCGGCGACGACATCACCACCGACGTGCGGGCCGTCTTCTCCTGGTCCTACAAGGCGCTGTCCGCCCCGGCGGCATTCCTGTTCCGGTTGCTGGGCCTGCACACCGGGCCGGACATCTCCGCGCCCGCGGTGGCCGCTCTCGCCGGGCTCGCCCCGCGCGAGGCCCGCGGAATCCTCGCCGAGCTGACCCGCGCCCACCTGCTCACCGAGCACTTCCCGGGCCGCTACACCCTGCACGACCTGCTGCGCGTGTACGCCGCAGAACGGGTGCGTGCCGAGGAGACACGAAAGGAGCGGGACCTCGCCGTCGAGCGACTGCTCTCCTGGTACCTGCACACCGCCGACGCGGCCTACCCGCACATCACCCCGAACCGCCGCCGTATTCCCCTGGAACCGCTGCCCGAGGGGTGCCGGCCGCTGGAGTTCACGACGCACGAGCAGGCGCTCGACTGGTGCGAGACCGAACGGCCCAACCTGGTCGTTGCGGTGCACCAGGCCGACCAGGCCGGGAAACCTGGCATCGCGTGGCGGCTGCCCGCCGTCCTGTGGGGGTTCTTCTACCTCCGCAGCCACACGCACGACTGGCTCGACACCTCCCGTGCGGGTCTCATCGCCGCCCGCACCGCCGGCGACCGGCAGGGCGAGGCCCAGGGGCTGTCCGACACGGCCGCCGCGCTGCGCAACGCCGGCAGGCTCGAGGAGGCCATCGTGCATCTGCACCGGGCGCTGGAACTGTGCCAGGAACTCGGGGACAGGAAGGCAAGGTCGACGGTGGTCGCCAACCTGGGTGACGCCTACCTGCACGTCGGCCGGCTCGGCAAGGCCGTCGAGTACATCCGGAGGGGGCTGGCCCTCGACCGCATCGAGGGCAGCGCCTGGGGAGAGGGCATCGCCCTGTGCAACCTGGGCGACGCCTACCAGCGGCTCGGCCGGTACGACGACGCCCTCGGCTGCCTGGAGCGGGCGCTGGTGGTGCTGCGCGCCGGCGACAACCGCTGGGTCGAGGGCATCGCCCTCGACATCCTCGGCACGGTCCACCAGCGGCTCGGCCGCTACGACGAGTCCGTCGAGTACTACCGTCAGGCACTCGCGACGCACCGGGACATCGGCAACCGGTGGGGCGAGGGCCACACGCTGGGCAACCTCGGGGACGTCCATCTCGACGCCGGGGAGCCGGAGGCCGCCCGGACGAGCTGGCACCAAGCCCTGGCGATCTTCGCGGAGTTCGGTCATCCGGATGCCGAGAAGGTCCGCGCGCGGCTCGCCCGCCTGCAGGGCGCCCCGGCCGACGCACACGCCCGAGGGGCTGCGCCGAGGCGGACCGCCTGA
- a CDS encoding zinc ribbon domain-containing protein, producing the protein MIIFGTKGHLHQLAILTLVCVQCRNPSAHTLRKRVTRFTLFFVPLFPVSTKYLTQCTFCGAESKVSAEQAEQLQAQDAGGPGSGRPYGQPPQQPQQPYQR; encoded by the coding sequence ATGATCATTTTCGGCACCAAGGGGCATCTCCACCAGCTCGCGATACTCACGCTGGTGTGCGTCCAGTGCAGGAATCCCTCCGCGCACACACTCAGGAAGCGGGTCACGAGGTTCACGCTGTTCTTCGTGCCGCTGTTCCCGGTCTCGACGAAATACCTGACGCAGTGCACCTTCTGCGGCGCCGAGTCGAAGGTGTCCGCCGAGCAGGCCGAGCAGCTGCAGGCGCAGGACGCGGGCGGCCCCGGCAGCGGCCGGCCGTACGGACAGCCGCCCCAGCAGCCCCAGCAGCCGTACCAGCGGTAG
- a CDS encoding sporulation protein: MVFKRLLGPPGPGGPTVDTVLEPGPVRPGGTLAGQVRLVGGDTAFDIGQVALELVARVGCGRGGNGIAVPFERFAVGGGFRLDEGEARTVPFGVTLPWETPVTELDGRELGVRLGVRTELAVAGPPEPDTDAGPGPGPLGVGPLGVGPLPAQEAIIGAFRRLGYGLRSAGLEHGRIGGTGQRLPFHQEIGLTPAPSYADRVEEIELTFLTHPGGIEVVLEADKRGGGNAGGDEDTGHDALSRFTVGHDDARDWAAEVDGWVRELVEHREAYGSDSAYGHGGPRSGPDIG, from the coding sequence ATGGTGTTCAAGCGGCTGCTCGGTCCGCCGGGTCCGGGCGGGCCCACGGTCGACACGGTTCTGGAACCGGGGCCCGTCCGGCCCGGTGGGACGCTCGCCGGGCAGGTGCGGCTGGTGGGCGGCGACACCGCGTTCGACATCGGGCAGGTGGCCCTTGAACTCGTGGCCCGGGTGGGGTGTGGGAGGGGCGGGAACGGGATTGCCGTGCCGTTCGAGCGCTTCGCCGTCGGGGGCGGGTTCCGGCTGGACGAGGGTGAGGCGCGCACCGTGCCGTTCGGGGTGACGCTGCCGTGGGAGACACCGGTCACCGAACTGGACGGGCGGGAACTGGGCGTCCGCCTCGGCGTGCGGACCGAGCTGGCGGTGGCCGGGCCGCCGGAACCGGACACCGACGCGGGCCCCGGCCCCGGTCCGCTGGGTGTCGGTCCGCTCGGTGTCGGTCCGCTGCCCGCCCAGGAGGCGATCATCGGCGCGTTCCGGCGGCTCGGGTACGGGCTGCGGTCCGCCGGTCTCGAGCACGGCCGCATCGGCGGCACCGGGCAGCGGCTGCCCTTCCACCAGGAGATCGGGCTCACCCCGGCCCCGTCGTACGCGGACCGGGTGGAGGAGATCGAGCTGACCTTCCTCACCCACCCGGGCGGCATCGAGGTCGTCCTGGAGGCCGACAAGCGGGGCGGCGGGAACGCCGGCGGCGACGAGGACACCGGGCACGACGCGCTCAGCCGGTTCACCGTCGGCCACGACGACGCCCGCGACTGGGCCGCCGAGGTCGACGGCTGGGTGCGGGAACTGGTCGAGCACCGGGAGGCGTACGGCAGCGACAGCGCGTACGGGCACGGGGGGCCGCGCTCCGGACCGGATATCGGCTGA